Within the Setaria viridis chromosome 3, Setaria_viridis_v4.0, whole genome shotgun sequence genome, the region gtccatgatttgacaatgtgatgccacaggaaacatgtgctaatgatggattaattaggcttaatagattcgtctcgcgaattagcctctatctgtataattagttttataattatgatcctcctaattagcctcattaaatatccaaacacccacttaGCTTGGTTGGCAATATTTGACTTGCCAAAATCGTCTAATTAACCAACAAATTTTGCAGGCGAGGTGCGCTGTGACATCCTACCGGATAAATGCAGCGAAAAAAATTGTAACTTCCTAGAATGCGGACGTTGGTACGGTAGCTACCACAAGCACTACGAAAAAGTATACTGCAAGGAGCCCCCTGTTCCCCATTTTAAAGACTTGTGTTGCTGCGAATTCGTTGTGCGTAACACGTACACACCACCAGGGAACCACCCAAGTACCCCAACCTCAAGCCATCATCCAAGTCTCGTGCCGCCGTTTAATTAAGTAGTAGTAATGCAGCTGTGCTACTGTGCGGAGAAAATCAAATAAATGATGTAATTGGTCTATTCTATTATTGTTATCATCATCATTATAATTATATTTTTGCTTTTATATACCTCTTGGGCCCACATGATTGCGAGAGAGTGCTGCCGCCAGCCACATGGCCGCCTCCTCTGCCGACGAAGGCCATTGACCCACTTCTTTTCCCGGTCACTCTCCTCTAAgaattttgtagaaataaataaTCAATctaaaaatttgcagaaatagatcCCACCGTCGGTAACTTCCCTCCTCTGAATAGTAcactttaaaaaaatcataactaattgaTATGAATTTAGATGGAGATaaagtttatatgaaaattgtagatctcgacgagatttataactttgtagttcaaatatttttaatttGATGTCATCTTGGTGcttaaataatcgacacaagtttcaaatctaaaattcaaattttagatctgaaattacAACTTTGTGGTTCAaactttttttcatttggtgTCATCTTCATACTCAAATAAttgacacaagtttcagatctaaaataatttgaattttagatctgaaacttgtatcGAATATTTGAACACCAAGATGAAAAATAGTTTCTGATTGATTTTTTTACCCATCCGTCCATAGTTAGCATTTGTGTCCCAACATGGTTCACAGATTGCATTCTTTGGGTCTCGTTTGGTTTTTTATATGATTCTACGTAACTAAGTATAAAATGACAACATTACCAATTGCACTGGCTTCACGATAACACGATAAAAAATGTGGTGCACTACACGACACGATAAAAAACATCGCTCGCTAAGCAACATCATttcaccgtagcaacgcacgtgCATTTTGCTAGTTCGAGGAGTCGAACCTCAATCCGCTTACAATGCCTGGCTTAGCACTCTACAATTGAGCTACATCCCCAACTACTCTTAACTTTAGCATTCTATAAAATTTATGAGTTTTACCTGCACTTATTTTTTTGTAAGAATTTAATAATAAAGGAACACGTGTACGTACCCATGAATAGATGCACCTAGAATTTAATAAAATTCTAGGTGCTTTAACTAGTAGGAAAGTATTCTCACCACCAACGCTTTCATAATATGGTAGGTGCAGTTAGCTTTTAGAAAATAGAATAGATCTaacgactatatattattgTTATTGTCAATGCTAATTTGAATATGGCGAATTGATGTTTTTTCTTAAGAGGTTTGATTTTATCCCATTTTCTAGTGCAACTTGTCAGAACTAATGTAGAGGCTCCAAATATAATAATACCTCTAATTAGTATACTATGATTCCCATTTTTATTGGTTTgggaaacaaattaaaaaatgaTTTAACTGGAGATGCGAGGAGTTGAACCTAGATTTGCTTACTACGCTTGGCTTAGCAGTTAGCGCTCTACCAGTTGAGCTACATCCCCAACTTTTATATTAACCAAAGCATTATactaaaattttaattttgacCTGCAACTTACTTTTGTAAGAGTTGATAAAGGAACAATTGCACATGTCAATATGTCTTTTTCTCACCACGACCGCTTCCATAAGGTGGGTTGATTATAGATGGCCAAACGGACGGCCTAACCCGGCCTGGCACGAGCACGGTTCAGCCCAGCATGTTTAGGCTCGGCACGTTTAGGGCTCGGCACGTTTAGGCCTGTACAGTAAATGTGCTGGGCCGTGCTGGCCCACGTGTTGAAGAAGCAGCCTAGGCACGGCCCACTGCCATCTTAGGCGGGCCATGCCAGCATGCTGGCTCAGCGGGCCTTAACGGGCTCGCCGTGCTCGTGCCAGCCCGCGGGCACGGCATCAACTTCCTCTCCACGTCTCCGCGGGCCTGCACCCGTTCTCTGTCCGCCTTTTCGTCCTCCTCTAGCGTGACCTGTCGCAGGGCAGTCTCAGTGGGCGATGGCACCTCCGCGGCGGTGGGGTGGGACCcaagggcggcggaggccatgCTGCGGAGCAGGGGCTGGCGGGTGTGGCACGTGCCTCACGGGAGAAGCGGCGCCCGGCGGTGGAGGGCGCGACATGCGAGGGGCCGGCCGATTGAGCCGCCGGGGATagggggaggcggtggagggcgcGACGCGCGAGGGTTGGCCAGCCGGGCCGCCAGGGGCAGGGGGAGGCGCGGAGGGTGCTGGAGAAGCGGCGGAggggcgagggaggcggcggcagaaTGGAGGATAGAGTGTAGGCCGGTAGGGTTTGGGTGTGTGAGGGGGACCATTTTTATATGCGGAGCGCGGTGGTCCGAGCGGGCCTTAACAGGCCAGGCCACCCACTTAATCCTTAGGGGCCAAATGGGCTAGACCGTGCCGGGCTAGCACGTGGGCTGAGGCAACGGCTCAGGTACGGCCCGTGTTGTGGGTCAGGTTAGCACGGGAACGACGACTGCCATGCTGAACCGGGCCAAAATCCCGTGCCgtgggccagcccacgggcgTATGGTCATATGGCCAACTATAGGTTGGATGAAGGTATATACATAGGACCAAAACGTAGAGTCCGGTTGGATCATGCGCCAACCTTTTAATCGATCTAGGTCTAGGTATCGgcaacgccggcggcggcgctcgtaAAGATGGACGCCGACGACGCTCCTCCTGTCGCCGACGGCAACTACGGCGTGCTGCCCGCGGACATGCTCTACTACATCTTACTCTGCCTACCGGCGAACCATctctgccgcctccgcctggtGTGCCGCTCGTGGCGGTCGCTCACGTCCGACCCGCTCTTCGCCAGGGCGCACTCGTCGCGCCATCCGCACGTCGCCGCCCTTCACTGCTACCTCCAGGCGCTCGACGTCATGGACCTGCACGACAAGATCGTCGTCAGGAGGATATACCTCAGGCAGCCCAGCTTCTGCCTAGTCGCACAGCACAATCTGATCTGTGTTGGGTACACCCACGCCCACTACACAGCATGGCGACGCGGCGCCTGCGTGCTCAGCCTGCAGCAGGGCACTGGTTCAACCATCGCCGACTTAAGTATGGAGCACGACATGTCAGGCCGCTGCCGAATGCCGCCCACATTTAAGCTTGGGCATGTCCCCTCCACCGGAGAGTACAAGGTAATTCACCTGTACATGCCCATGGCGCCAGACAactccatggccatggtggACAGGTGCCATGTCATGACACTTGGTAGTGGCGACGGGAGGTGGAGGGAGATGCGAAAACCTCCGGTACCTACTGCAAAGGATTCCTGCCGTGTAGCGGTTGTTTCTGGAGTTGCCTACTTCTTGGCGGATCAGTACTGCTCCGACATGGAGCCCGATAGCATAGCCTCGTTCGACTTGGCTACCGAGGAGTGGAGATCAAGGATACTCCAAGGGCCTGTACAACCTAGCACCAAAGATGAGGTCCGGATGCTAGTCGAGCTGGGTGACTGCTTGGTCATGGTTCATCACAACCTTAAAGATTTGATCACGGATCTCTGGTTCATAGAGGACATGAACAAGTCGCTCTGGACCAAACGATGTTCCATACGGTGGGGGGCGACTCTTCTTGGTGTCAAACGCATTGAGCGTGTCCGGCCGCTAATGGTCTCAGATGATGGAAGGATAGTTTTCTGGATCCCTGCGGGAGCTGGGGTCATTGGAGCATATGATCCAAGAACAAGTACCTGGGTTGATCTGGCAAAAATGGGACATTATTTAACCGTCGCCACGCATCAGGGGATGAGTCTCTTATTGAGCTAGCCTTCAGCTACTTCCTCCGGCTTTAGGAAGCTATCTAGCTAGCTGCTTCTTTCCCTATTGCGTTGCACTGTTTTAATTAAGCACGTTGTTTTTAAGTgtgcaattttcttttttctttttaattattGGATCATGGATTCAGCATCAATCATCATATGATATGATCGAACCGGAGCTTTATACGGAGCGAGCATGTGTACTACTCGATCTATAGATGTTTCAACAAATTAATAACaatctgtttcttttttcctgcTTCCTTTTTCCGCCTTTATTTGATATATATCAACATATCAAAATTTCTAGTGTGAGACGATATATAACTGGCTCTCACTACGCCAGAAATGAATTTTACTGGCGGGTAAATATGTTGACTACTTAATCTAGCTAGCTATAGTAGCTCTcgtcaagaaaagaaaaatcagatGGTTTGTTACGATTGTTTGTACCATTGTTTTACTTCACGCCCAGATATGAGTGAGATGAAGGTGGGCTACTCGATCTCACTTAATGTGCAATGTTCGCCACAAGTACATGTATATAGGGATCGCCGTAATACGTACCCATATTAGATGGTTCTTGCCTATGAATGAGCTTCGGATGGAAATGTTTTTGTCAGACATGGGAGAATGCATCCAATTGCTTCTTACTTAGTACCCCCAAACTACAAAGAGCTTGCTTAGTGCCATAACAATATGTATATAGCTACTCTCCAACTTTTGTTTAGCTTTGCAATATAATTAATTTAAAACTATTTTTCTTGTGCACTCATAAGTAATTAGTCATGATTATCGACAGCGGAAACCGTACTTTTGGATATGGCTTGATTGGTTTGTTGGTAAGGACGTAAGGTAGAATATTCATTGAATGTGTACGGGGTTCTCTACGAAAATGTTTCACTTGTGGCTGTTGCTCGTGCATCTATCTCTGGCTCCTCGTAGACATGCATGGACAAGTCGCTTTGGATCAAACGGTATACATGTACTCAATGATGAGGCACAACCTTTTGGGACGATCGCCCTCGATCGATATGAGTACCAATTGGTAGTTTTAGCCGATGGAAGGATATATATAGTTGTATATGGGTTGGGGGCCGGggtggggatgatgatgatccaAGAACATGCGTGCATGTGGGCTGATTCATGAAAATCACTGAAATCTAGTTTTAGCCTTTTACTTGTGTGTTCAAGTTCTTGAGAGCTGTGTAGAAATCACTGAAATCTGTACCTCCATGTGCTTTCTCCCATTGAGAACAATAATGTGGATCAAGTCCAGTTCATCAGCGATCATTCAAACAACATGTCTTGTTTCTCTTGTTACATTACCTctgcatttttttagaaaagtaATTGCTTTGCAGTTTGAACTTTCCCCATTTCGATAGCTGAAGCAAAGTTTTATTAGGTGCTGACTGTTCCAGCTTCTGATCGATCAGAAGCTGTAGAGATATGACAATACAAGTTGTCGCAACTGGAAAGCATCAACCGAGCAAAAGATGAGGAACTGAAAATTTGCCAGTCTTAGCAAGAGTAGCTGTGCATTCTGAAGAGTGAAGCCACGATTGGAAGTTTTTGTCGCTTGTGATCAACGACGGGAGGGTTAAGTACGTTGTTACTTATTTCAACAGGTATAGTTGCTGCACGTACGTTTTTGTTTCTCTGTGTAAAATTTATTTGGCAACCGAATCAGTTAAGTCGTACTGGAACAAACAGAATTTAGTTTTAGACAACATTAGTTAGCATATGATAAAAATGCGAGTGATGATTCAGTGTTTCCAACAAATCTGTTCTGAGAAATTGGATGTTCCTGAATCCAGCAAGTTATTGTCTTGGATAAATCTTTGCAATGACAATCTCTGATTCATTGACACAATGCTAACTACATCATCATTCACGACTGATATTTGATGTGGGTTTATCGTCGAACACACACAAAGATAGAGAACATTAGAGAACGAAGACCTCATCATGCATATCACACAACTTTATTCATCCCCGAAAACATTGGCACTAGTACACCAGCTTAGTGTAAAGttaccagcagcagcagtcacTCATGGGCAGAAGATTACTTGGTAGTCGCTGTTGCCCCTGCACGTGCGGACCCTCGCGTCGCCGGGGTGGCTGCCGTCGGCGCAGCCAGGGTCCCTGCACCGGATCGGGTCACCGCCGGCGGTGAGGCACTTCAAGTCCATGGGCACGTTGAAGCCGTCCACCACCGAGACGTCGTAGAAGtccacggcgccggcgtcgacgccgccgaTGGTGAACTCCGCCAGGGTCGCCGGTGGCTTGCCGGAGAGGACGCAGCTCCTGGCGCCAGCGCAGTCGCCAGTGCTGCACCCGCCGTGGTCACCGGCGAAGTAGCAGCCCGTGCGCCCCCAGATCCTGCCGCCGGTGGTGCCGGCTGGTACCTGGACGAGCCACGTCTGGCCGGGGTTGAGCtgggtgccgccgccggtcgggaTGGCGGCCGGCCACACAGGGAAGGGGCAGAGGTTGGTGACGTAGAAGGTGGCCGCGCCGGCACCGCCGGCGTTGAGGGCCAGAACGAccaccaggaggaggaggatggctggCCGAGAGGTGGCCGCCGGAGACGCCATTGGTGCTGTGTTGATTCTGCTGTCTTTGCAAGTATTTGTGGTGTTCGAGCAAATGAGCAGGGCATGGATGCCTCTGTTTATATAGAGAGAAATGGAGACTGAACGGCCGGGGAGAGGCTATTACCTAGATGCCCTTATGATGTGTCTGTCATGGTTTAGATGCTAGAAGACTAGCTGTTCACCAGGGCAGGTTTGGGATTTCTGAAGGTGTTACACAAATATTTAAACACTAGCTTCTACTGGAAGTATCTTTCTAATCCTGGCGGCAGCTAGCTAGCACATAAGGATCAGTGGATCATCACCATCTCTGCAACTGCTTGCCACAAGTGTGTATAGAGATAACCATCATCTTGGAAGCTAGCTAGTTCCAATACCAGATGGTTGTTGCGACGATGTGAATGAATTCTGAATGAGCTAGTCTTGTTAGAAATGTATGTATTTGGCAGGCAGgagaacatgcatgcatgcagttgcTGCTTATCCAACTAATAATAGCAGATGAATTTCGAGTAGAAGCTAGCATATGTAAGCATCAATCATGAACATTATAGGTTGTGTCATAAGGTTTCATCAGTCTTTTTTTTCGGTTGTTTTTGTTCTTATCTTTGAGCATGCTAATTGGTAGCTGTACTTACCGTCTGTGTGCAGATGTTTACAGGTATGAAATTCATTCAGGTGTTCTTGATGCCAATAGTGATGTAGAAAGGTAGTGATATATTcaattggtggagactcgacgttgatgatccgggcttctaatcagacaagATTCGAATCCCTGTAACCGCTACACCACTGCTCctttggttatcaaccaagcacaacttgattgaccttgccgagaaggctttccctgcaagcgaatcgaagaacacaagcaagaaagtataaacacgcaatctgatattgcaaatatgaatgaagtaaagaagaGTTCAAACTCTCAAtttcgaaaggactaatcgacacagcCGAGGAGAATAAGAACAGGGGTCCTGGATTACTATAAAAGGACTTGTTGccacagttacaatgaatcaatctcagtttctcaaaggaaaattagaactaaacaaaacctaaGTTTCTAAGACggcggctactgagtttatatcaaaagggatgaactagggttgggggcgaccaggGAGGGggtgtaacacccaaatttttaaagaaattaaattcactaaaatttgctcaattaggatgtcatttaaatttctaggcatttaatttcatttttatctaaattaaattaattCATCGTAGGAGTTATTTGTGCATTGCATgttggtgcatttattttgtttgCTTGTGTTTGAATCACATTTGAATCTCAAATTCAATTTCTAATTTTCaaaaccttttccttttctctttttctttttctttcttctcttgggCCGCATTCTTCTCCTTCcgcttctttcttttctttcagccTAGCGCCACTTTTTCCCTCCCCGCTCGGCCCACCTCTCCTTTCCTCCGCGGCCCGCTTCCTTCCGCTAGTCTGATGGGTGGGGCCCACCCGTCATCCCCATCCTCCGGCCGTATCCGGCCGGGACTTCTCCCCCGACCGCACCGGACTCCAccgcctcccgcaaccgccgcgccctTTCTCCGCACGGAATCCGCCACCTACCCTTAtcccgccgccatccgcccCTATTTAAGCTGCCGCCCTCCCCCGGCCTCAAGCACCCAGCCCTCgccctccaaaccctagctagcGCCAGCCGCCCGAGCTCTCCCCCTGCGCCGCCACAAATCCCCGCCAAAGGTGAGCTCCGCCGCGCCCCCGGACCTCCCCATCCACTCAAACGAGTTCGCGGTGCTTTCCTCTTGCTTTTGGGGGTCTCCGCGGGCCAAACCGCCCACGAACGCGCTGTTTCATGTTTTTCCGGCGAccttgccgccgctcgccgccgcgctacCGCCGACGATCGCGACCGTCGGATCCAGATCCGACGGCCCGCAGCGGGTCAACTGAATCACGTACCAGtcaaccgcgccgcgctgctgctcTTTTGCACTTAAGCCCTTGACTTTTTCGcgaatcaacccgcagtccaatctaGTTCAAAAGTTTTTGTGTTTTGGTCCTATTTTCTTTCGGTTTAAACCCTGAGTTTCTCTAAAATCAACCCGCCATCCATTTTGGTGTTTTTGCGCGTTGAACCTTCAGTTTATATGTGTAATTACGCATAAGTCCTCGGTTTTTCGCAGTTTGACTctagaagttttgtttttctcgcagAAAAGCCCCTAGATCTtattttaatcatatcttttgcattttaactccgtttttcgcgttctttatatccacgtgttcattTTAAAGCGTATATCAATTttacaagcttgttttctctgtttaattgtgattggtgtactaTTTTCTTACTTTAtacccatgtttgcttgtatgtgctcgtgtgacgcgtgtagacgttcaAAAATttgagggatttgaagatcaagccttcgaggagtacgaatgGCAGGAGCagggccaagaaggcaagttgtgtccttgatcactacttttcagtcctatacacctttactttcttgtactcaacaattatgctatgcacattttaagattaaattgatgggtcccaattaaggttcgcctagattgaaaTTACCTTTGCCTTAACCAAccgggtttacttttatgttgggtagctcatgcttagtgcttacttggtatatggtggtttaactgaactcaatgattaatcttgctttacttttgttatacctttcattaatacaagatcacaagtgtttaatcggaacatggagaaccacccaggaaaacagtgctaccacaagactaaatggctctggtcttgtcGAATAATTAGAGGCTCTGGTCTTGtcgaataattagaaactctagtctaggggtaatcttaccgaaagggcaagaggggaggcgttgatgggatataacACTCGCTCTCTggggaagtgggctttgctaagacactacaCCCACTAGGGGACTATTATGTTCTGCTttgacctgaaaccttagcgggttactacttgctagcgaatctttgtaaaggcctcgtagcgttcctatgcaatcacacctcggaagtgtggtatggtgccttgcaaacaccgcatggttgggtccaaagttctttttgaacttttacgcgacttgtgggtaaaaatgtgccacctctgcagagtgtaaaactgatcgatcagccatgctcacggttaagagcggcttggaccctcacatgataacgCTATCaaaagatggatttaaattatTGTCATTTCATTTATGGTTATGTTATTACTTTAttcatgttcttgtttaatttcgggtggtatgaacttatacttagttaattgctaataaaatttgaccaacttaattaaaagctgatgctcattaaaccttagccataccttgattggccttacactacactattccccacgacttgttgagtaccaaccataagtgtactcacccttgcaaaaccgctgttcagaccaagataatcCGGTGGAGTACTTCG harbors:
- the LOC117849404 gene encoding F-box/kelch-repeat protein At3g23880, translating into MDADDAPPVADGNYGVLPADMLYYILLCLPANHLCRLRLVCRSWRSLTSDPLFARAHSSRHPHVAALHCYLQALDVMDLHDKIVVRRIYLRQPSFCLVAQHNLICVGYTHAHYTAWRRGACVLSLQQGTGSTIADLSMEHDMSGRCRMPPTFKLGHVPSTGEYKVIHLYMPMAPDNSMAMVDRCHVMTLGSGDGRWREMRKPPVPTAKDSCRVAVVSGVAYFLADQYCSDMEPDSIASFDLATEEWRSRILQGPVQPSTKDEVRMLVELGDCLVMVHHNLKDLITDLWFIEDMNKSLWTKRCSIRWGATLLGVKRIERVRPLMVSDDGRIVFWIPAGAGVIGAYDPRTSTWVDLAKMGHYLTVATHQGMSLLLS
- the LOC117850627 gene encoding thaumatin-like protein, which produces MASPAATSRPAILLLLVVVLALNAGGAGAATFYVTNLCPFPVWPAAIPTGGGTQLNPGQTWLVQVPAGTTGGRIWGRTGCYFAGDHGGCSTGDCAGARSCVLSGKPPATLAEFTIGGVDAGAVDFYDVSVVDGFNVPMDLKCLTAGGDPIRCRDPGCADGSHPGDARVRTCRGNSDYQVIFCP